In Pseudofrankia saprophytica, one genomic interval encodes:
- a CDS encoding NUDIX hydrolase, giving the protein MKIIDKLAWIRIEEKRILSTRSKGKDAYYIPGGKREGAETDREALQREITEELCVRLLSETMELAGVFEAQAHGKSEGVIVRMTCYRAEYDGELAPSSEIEEMVWLDYSGREKSSLVDQIIFDWLRDRGEL; this is encoded by the coding sequence ATGAAGATAATTGATAAACTCGCGTGGATTCGGATTGAAGAAAAGAGAATACTTAGTACGCGATCGAAAGGCAAGGATGCCTATTATATTCCTGGCGGCAAACGAGAAGGTGCTGAGACGGACCGGGAAGCGCTGCAGCGGGAAATTACTGAGGAACTTTGCGTGAGACTTCTTTCTGAGACGATGGAGCTCGCAGGAGTATTTGAAGCACAAGCTCACGGAAAATCCGAGGGCGTTATTGTAAGGATGACTTGTTACCGGGCGGAATATGATGGCGAGCTGGCGCCGAGCAGTGAAATCGAAGAGATGGTCTGGCTTGACTACTCTGGGCGGGAGAAGTCGTCGCTAGTGGATCAGATCATATTCGACTGGCTTCGAGACCGTGGGGAGCTCTGA
- a CDS encoding MBL fold metallo-hydrolase — MAFRVGAAFVERVEEQSFRASARTLAGDEEFVARRIDPLPGGFLDRATMTFEFSNHSWIVRVDGLTVLVDPCNGNGRQRGVPPFDNLDQPYLERLAAAGAPADTIDVVFCTHLHNDHCGWNTMKVDGRWVPTFPNARYFFVDAEYRRWDTSSAYRHPNDFNVSVFDECVRPIAEAGQATIVPATYAISASLSVEPAAGHTAGHAMLRLESGGERAYFTGDAFHHPAQVSRPELHLPGCDDLPAAIETRWALVRRLRAEGALLFPAHFSAPHHGHVDLDGDEFVFVPGGAPSS; from the coding sequence ATGGCTTTTCGGGTTGGCGCGGCCTTTGTCGAGCGGGTCGAGGAGCAGAGTTTTCGTGCCTCCGCCAGAACACTCGCCGGCGATGAGGAATTCGTCGCTCGCCGCATCGACCCGCTGCCGGGCGGGTTTCTTGACCGGGCGACGATGACCTTCGAGTTCTCCAACCACAGCTGGATCGTCCGCGTGGACGGCCTGACCGTGCTCGTCGACCCGTGCAACGGCAACGGCCGCCAGCGGGGAGTCCCGCCATTCGACAATCTCGACCAGCCGTACCTCGAACGACTCGCCGCCGCCGGCGCGCCGGCCGACACGATCGACGTCGTCTTCTGCACACATCTGCACAACGACCACTGCGGCTGGAACACGATGAAGGTCGACGGGAGATGGGTACCCACCTTCCCGAACGCCCGGTACTTCTTCGTCGATGCCGAGTACCGGCGTTGGGACACCAGCTCCGCGTACCGCCATCCCAACGACTTCAACGTCTCGGTGTTCGACGAGTGTGTACGTCCGATTGCCGAGGCCGGTCAGGCCACGATCGTCCCCGCGACGTACGCGATCTCCGCGAGCCTCTCGGTGGAGCCGGCGGCCGGGCACACGGCCGGCCACGCGATGCTCCGCCTGGAGTCCGGGGGCGAGCGCGCCTACTTCACCGGCGACGCGTTTCACCACCCAGCCCAGGTGTCCAGGCCCGAGCTGCACCTGCCGGGCTGCGACGACCTCCCGGCGGCCATCGAGACCCGCTGGGCACTGGTGCGCAGACTGCGGGCTGAGGGGGCACTCCTGTTCCCGGCGCACTTCTCCGCGCCGCATCACGGACATGTGGACCTCGACGGCGACGAGTTCGTCTTCGTACCCGGCGGTGCCCCCAGCAGCTAG
- a CDS encoding tetratricopeptide repeat protein, with translation MGDLTVEHHHHPCAAPAPSWPVLVGRPPALASAFQPRHALRDRILAARPHDQDVVAAQGATTGRGGAGTGTRVLAGGGGVGKSQLAAWFACHAAESCTDLVVWADAASADEVITTYARAAARVEAPGAGGGDPAGDAAALLEWLHTTDRSWLVVLDDVTDPAALAGWWPPHRPDGWTLATTRLRDDPTLVSAGRHQVDIDVYRPAESAAYLAGRLGDAGKGELFDGAAADLAVAVGHLPLALSHAAAYMIGQEEGCTAYLARYAAADGRLAELMPPDIDPDGYGRPVAVTLLLALDAADTAAPAGLARLALALAALLDPAGHPDALWAAPAVTRYLTAHRAGTGGPPVTADQARKTLRLLHRYGLLTHTPADSARAVRIHALTARAARETLADPAAVAHTAADALLTLWPADDYATTELVAALRANTTTLAAHAGDQLWHPDGHPLLYRAGLSLLRAGLHTATVVYWHHLTGKATRLLGAEHPDTQLARGNLAFAYGQAGRIDEAISLLEQVVADTARQLGDEHPSTLIARGHLACPFEEAGRTDEAISLLERVVADTARLLGDEHPSTLIARVNLATSYGRAGRTGEAIVLEERVVADAGRLLGDEDPDTLIARANLAASYREAGRTGEAILIEEKVIADTVRLLGDEHPDTLIARGNLAASYGRAGRTAEAIGLEERVVADRARLLGDEHPSTLIARANLAASYGRAGRTGEAIALEERVVADAGRLLGDQHPDTLRARGNLAASYRQAGRTAEAIAIEERIVADTARLPEAEHPNTAAATGALPASAHRTTSRPPSYLSTARSAAARSSEV, from the coding sequence ATGGGTGATCTGACCGTCGAGCACCATCACCATCCGTGTGCGGCGCCGGCGCCGTCCTGGCCGGTACTGGTGGGGCGGCCTCCGGCGTTGGCGTCGGCGTTCCAGCCCCGGCATGCGCTACGGGACCGGATCCTGGCTGCCCGACCGCATGATCAGGACGTCGTCGCGGCTCAGGGCGCGACGACGGGACGCGGCGGGGCGGGGACGGGGACGCGGGTGTTGGCCGGTGGGGGTGGGGTCGGGAAGTCGCAGCTGGCGGCATGGTTCGCCTGCCACGCCGCCGAGAGCTGCACGGACCTGGTCGTGTGGGCGGACGCGGCCAGCGCCGACGAGGTGATCACGACCTATGCCCGGGCGGCGGCGCGGGTGGAGGCGCCCGGAGCGGGCGGCGGCGATCCGGCCGGGGACGCTGCCGCGTTGTTGGAATGGCTGCATACCACCGACCGGTCCTGGCTGGTTGTTCTCGACGACGTCACCGACCCGGCGGCGCTGGCCGGCTGGTGGCCTCCGCACCGCCCGGACGGCTGGACGCTGGCGACCACCCGGCTGCGTGACGATCCGACGCTGGTCAGCGCGGGCCGCCACCAGGTCGACATCGACGTGTACCGCCCAGCGGAGTCCGCGGCGTATCTGGCTGGGCGGCTCGGTGACGCCGGCAAGGGCGAGCTGTTCGACGGTGCCGCGGCTGACCTGGCTGTCGCGGTGGGGCATCTGCCGTTGGCGCTGTCGCACGCCGCCGCCTACATGATCGGCCAGGAGGAGGGGTGTACGGCCTACCTGGCCCGCTACGCCGCCGCCGACGGCCGACTGGCCGAGCTGATGCCCCCGGATATCGACCCCGACGGCTACGGCCGGCCGGTGGCCGTCACCCTCCTGCTCGCCCTGGACGCCGCCGACACGGCCGCCCCTGCCGGGTTGGCCCGGCTCGCCCTGGCCCTGGCCGCGTTGCTCGACCCCGCCGGCCATCCCGACGCCCTGTGGGCCGCGCCCGCCGTCACCAGGTATCTGACCGCTCATCGCGCCGGCACCGGCGGCCCGCCCGTCACCGCCGACCAGGCACGCAAGACCCTGCGGCTGCTACACCGCTACGGCCTGCTCACCCACACGCCCGCCGACTCCGCCCGCGCGGTACGGATCCATGCCCTGACCGCCCGCGCCGCCCGCGAAACCCTCGCCGACCCGGCCGCGGTCGCCCACACCGCCGCCGATGCTCTGCTCACGCTGTGGCCCGCCGACGACTACGCCACCACCGAACTCGTCGCCGCGCTCCGCGCCAACACCACCACCCTCGCCGCCCACGCCGGCGACCAGCTCTGGCATCCCGACGGCCACCCCCTGCTGTACCGGGCCGGTCTCAGCCTGCTGCGCGCCGGGCTGCACACCGCCACCGTCGTCTACTGGCACCACCTGACCGGTAAGGCGACCCGGCTGCTCGGGGCCGAGCACCCGGACACGCAGCTTGCCCGCGGCAACCTAGCCTTCGCATACGGGCAGGCGGGACGGATCGACGAGGCGATCAGCCTGCTGGAACAGGTGGTCGCCGACACCGCACGGCAGCTCGGCGACGAGCACCCGTCCACGCTGATCGCCCGCGGCCACCTCGCCTGCCCCTTCGAGGAGGCGGGGCGGACGGACGAGGCGATCAGCTTGCTGGAGCGGGTGGTTGCCGACACCGCGCGGCTACTCGGCGACGAGCACCCGTCCACGCTGATCGCTCGGGTCAACCTCGCGACGTCGTACGGGCGGGCGGGGCGGACCGGCGAGGCGATCGTGCTTGAGGAGCGGGTGGTCGCCGACGCCGGGCGGCTCCTGGGGGACGAGGACCCGGACACGCTGATCGCCCGTGCCAACCTCGCCGCGTCGTATCGGGAGGCGGGGCGGACCGGTGAAGCGATCCTGATAGAGGAGAAGGTGATCGCCGACACCGTACGGCTGCTCGGCGACGAGCACCCGGACACGCTGATCGCCCGCGGGAACCTCGCCGCGTCGTATGGACGGGCCGGGCGGACGGCCGAGGCGATCGGCCTCGAGGAGCGGGTGGTCGCCGACCGCGCGCGGCTGCTCGGCGACGAACACCCGTCCACGCTGATCGCGCGGGCCAACCTCGCGGCCTCCTATGGGCGGGCGGGGCGGACCGGCGAGGCGATCGCCCTGGAAGAGCGGGTCGTGGCCGACGCCGGACGGCTGCTCGGGGACCAGCATCCGGACACGCTGCGGGCGCGTGGCAACCTCGCCGCCTCGTATCGGCAGGCCGGACGGACTGCCGAGGCGATCGCCATCGAAGAACGCATCGTCGCCGACACCGCGCGGCTCCCTGAGGCCGAGCATCCGAACACCGCGGCAGCGACTGGTGCGCTACCTGCCAGCGCCCACCGAACCACGAGCCGGCCACCGTCGTACCTTTCGACCGCCCGATCCGCCGCCGCAAGGTCCTCGGAGGTGTGA
- a CDS encoding phosphotransferase, which yields MSTRRLPSMTRAAGRPAWLPPAVSDQALTDVHNHYPGLVLRRLLHTTGKAVLVAADYHGSASVLKILTAGDARWQRHHDAEARAYTRFAADPPPVRTPRLLAPPTPGLLLIEHLPGNPAATSRYPKNITPPILESVLTAANALATWPGATTFAADHRRPPLTPSDLATAAEIGAPTSTLQDWAATFTSTPHVFSHGDLLLTNTLTTDTEAALLDWEYAGLRLPGYDHALLWLTHMDHPAAQAHITAHATDHTAFRFNIAALLLRELRIHRDATSIPQVADRYRALRRLADDVLLTGPPARNGP from the coding sequence GTGAGCACCCGGCGCCTGCCGAGCATGACCCGCGCGGCCGGCCGCCCCGCCTGGTTGCCACCGGCCGTCTCTGACCAGGCGCTCACCGACGTCCACAACCACTACCCCGGGCTGGTCCTACGCCGCCTGCTGCACACCACCGGCAAAGCGGTGCTGGTCGCTGCCGACTACCACGGCTCCGCATCCGTGTTGAAGATCCTCACGGCCGGGGACGCGAGATGGCAGCGCCACCACGACGCCGAAGCACGCGCCTACACGCGATTCGCCGCCGACCCACCGCCGGTCCGCACACCCCGACTACTCGCCCCGCCGACTCCCGGCCTGCTGCTCATCGAACACCTACCCGGCAACCCAGCCGCCACCAGCCGATATCCCAAAAACATCACGCCGCCCATTCTCGAATCCGTCCTCACCGCCGCCAACGCGCTCGCAACCTGGCCCGGCGCAACGACGTTCGCCGCCGACCACCGCCGACCGCCGCTGACCCCCAGCGACCTCGCCACCGCCGCCGAAATCGGCGCACCGACCAGCACCCTGCAGGACTGGGCCGCCACCTTCACCTCGACCCCGCACGTCTTCAGCCACGGCGACCTGCTCCTGACCAACACCCTCACCACGGACACCGAGGCCGCGCTCCTGGACTGGGAATACGCCGGCCTACGACTCCCCGGCTACGACCACGCCCTACTCTGGCTCACCCACATGGACCACCCAGCCGCCCAAGCACACATCACCGCCCACGCCACCGACCACACAGCGTTCAGATTCAACATCGCGGCCCTGCTCCTACGAGAACTACGCATCCACCGCGACGCCACATCCATCCCGCAGGTCGCCGACCGGTATCGGGCACTGCGCCGCCTGGCTGACGACGTCCTCCTCACCGGCCCACCAGCCCGCAACGGCCCCTGA
- a CDS encoding SDR family NAD(P)-dependent oxidoreductase, whose translation MNRLAGKTAIVVGGGQRPGATIGNGRATAVAFAREGARVLVVDRDLNAAEETVAQLRAEGGYGLAHSADITRPADCETIVRAATEAFGRVDILHNNVGAVVAAGTEATSLDDWERGLSINLTGLWLVCRQFLPVMRAQGHGVVLNISSLAGLLAGANPYSIGKNGVNALTRGLALEYAPHGIRVNAIVPGMIDTPIGVDRVVEATGRDRDEVAAARATQVPMGRQGTAWDIANAAVFLASDEASYITGVILPVDGGSALQARTY comes from the coding sequence ATGAACCGGCTCGCCGGTAAGACCGCCATCGTCGTCGGGGGCGGGCAGCGTCCCGGCGCCACCATCGGCAACGGCCGCGCCACAGCGGTCGCGTTCGCCCGGGAGGGCGCGCGTGTGCTCGTCGTCGACCGCGACCTGAACGCGGCCGAAGAAACCGTCGCCCAGCTGCGTGCCGAAGGCGGGTACGGCCTGGCTCACAGCGCCGACATCACCCGGCCGGCGGACTGCGAAACCATCGTGCGTGCCGCCACCGAGGCGTTCGGTCGCGTCGATATCCTCCACAACAACGTCGGCGCGGTCGTGGCCGCGGGGACCGAGGCGACCAGCCTCGACGACTGGGAACGCGGGCTCTCGATCAACCTCACCGGCCTGTGGCTGGTCTGCCGGCAGTTCCTGCCTGTCATGCGCGCCCAGGGGCACGGCGTCGTTCTCAACATCTCGTCGCTCGCCGGGCTCCTGGCCGGCGCGAACCCCTACTCGATCGGAAAGAACGGCGTGAACGCGCTTACCCGCGGGCTGGCGCTCGAGTACGCACCACATGGCATCCGGGTCAACGCGATCGTCCCAGGAATGATCGACACACCGATTGGCGTCGACCGGGTCGTCGAGGCGACGGGACGTGACCGAGACGAGGTCGCCGCCGCCAGAGCCACCCAGGTACCGATGGGCCGCCAGGGGACGGCCTGGGACATCGCCAACGCCGCCGTCTTCCTGGCTTCCGACGAGGCGTCCTACATCACCGGCGTCATCCTCCCCGTCGACGGCGGCAGCGCCCTGCAGGCGAGGACCTACTAG
- a CDS encoding MFS transporter — translation MVSQEQDGGTRTSVSDTPDPVVRQPALTLAVLVTCQLMISMDSGVIAIAFPSITSGLGSEFTGVAWVFGACSLVYGGLLLVGGRAGDILGRKRMFMWGVSIMVAACVLGGLAPEIWVLITARALQGVGFALAGPAALSLIVTGFAPGLERTRALGVSCMVTGLGLPLGLVLGGLLTMVSWRLVFFVNVPIGVVTILIARRHLTEARRHPARFDLLGALTSTMSMVCIVYACIHASSAGWTAASTRGLFAVGALLFAGFLLIERGAAQPIVPLRRLPRHGRVGALLAFVLLMAALADVFVLLSEYLGGVRLQRPLVTALGLLPLTAAQVLTARAAAVRLIPRFGRRNVVVTGAVLMLAGAVWLAVGGRTYSYASSLLGPLLLLGAGLGLSFVALTMTVLDGLEPREIGAASGLLQAAQQVGLSLGVAIMTTAYSRTIEYHSVEESLAAAFLTAVELTGAALLVIALVIRAPGPAQAPTGH, via the coding sequence ATGGTCAGCCAGGAACAGGACGGCGGGACGCGGACGAGCGTCAGCGACACACCTGACCCAGTTGTACGCCAGCCGGCTCTCACGCTGGCGGTCCTCGTGACCTGCCAGCTGATGATTTCAATGGATAGCGGCGTCATCGCCATTGCCTTTCCCAGTATCACGTCTGGTCTGGGCTCCGAGTTCACCGGCGTGGCCTGGGTTTTCGGCGCATGCTCGCTGGTCTACGGGGGGCTGTTGCTGGTCGGCGGCCGGGCTGGGGACATCCTTGGTCGGAAACGGATGTTCATGTGGGGGGTGAGCATCATGGTGGCCGCGTGCGTCCTGGGTGGGCTCGCGCCCGAGATCTGGGTGCTGATCACTGCGCGGGCGCTGCAGGGCGTCGGGTTCGCCCTCGCGGGGCCGGCCGCGCTGTCCCTGATCGTCACGGGCTTCGCACCGGGCCTTGAGCGGACCCGGGCGCTGGGCGTGTCCTGCATGGTCACCGGCCTCGGCCTCCCGCTCGGTCTGGTCCTCGGCGGTCTGCTCACCATGGTGAGCTGGCGGTTGGTCTTCTTCGTCAACGTGCCGATCGGCGTGGTGACCATCCTGATCGCCCGCCGCCACCTCACCGAGGCGCGACGCCATCCCGCCCGCTTCGACCTGCTCGGCGCGCTCACCTCGACCATGAGCATGGTCTGCATCGTCTACGCCTGCATCCATGCGTCTTCTGCCGGCTGGACCGCCGCCAGCACCCGCGGCCTGTTCGCGGTGGGGGCGCTCCTGTTCGCGGGGTTCCTGCTCATCGAACGCGGGGCCGCCCAGCCGATCGTGCCGCTGCGCCGGTTGCCCCGCCACGGCCGCGTCGGGGCTCTTCTCGCGTTCGTGCTGCTCATGGCCGCCCTGGCCGATGTGTTCGTCCTGCTGTCGGAGTACCTGGGAGGTGTGCGCCTGCAGAGACCGCTGGTCACCGCTCTCGGCCTCCTGCCGCTGACGGCCGCGCAGGTGCTCACCGCTCGTGCGGCGGCGGTCAGGCTGATCCCCCGGTTCGGCCGGAGGAACGTCGTGGTGACCGGCGCCGTGCTGATGCTCGCCGGGGCTGTCTGGCTGGCCGTGGGGGGCCGGACCTACTCCTATGCATCGTCGCTGCTCGGGCCGCTCCTTCTGTTGGGCGCTGGGCTCGGCCTTTCCTTCGTCGCGCTCACCATGACTGTGTTGGACGGGCTGGAGCCACGGGAGATCGGCGCGGCGTCGGGCCTGTTGCAGGCAGCTCAACAGGTGGGCCTGTCGCTGGGGGTGGCCATCATGACGACGGCCTACTCGCGGACCATCGAGTACCACTCGGTCGAGGAGAGCCTGGCCGCGGCCTTTCTCACCGCGGTCGAACTCACCGGCGCAGCGCTGCTCGTCATCGCGCTCGTCATCAGGGCCCCTGGGCCCGCGCAGGCCCCGACAGGACACTGA
- a CDS encoding nuclear transport factor 2 family protein yields the protein MTAIDLNQIAVESMRHQNGYAWAIDTRDWDFFRTLFTPDVVAVYPTGTYRGIASWLDFFIPFHDSCAWTLHVMTNHLVGADDNGVWASCYGWVQWVYQAKQDRINRAAVVYRDRLVYHDGAWRIARRRLDQVLSEAGTSIPAGLKLPNSVLDFADLS from the coding sequence ATGACAGCGATCGACCTGAACCAGATCGCGGTTGAGTCCATGCGGCACCAGAACGGCTACGCATGGGCCATCGACACCCGCGACTGGGATTTCTTTCGGACGTTGTTCACGCCCGACGTCGTCGCGGTCTATCCGACCGGAACCTACAGGGGAATCGCCAGCTGGCTTGACTTCTTCATCCCGTTCCACGACAGCTGCGCCTGGACCCTGCACGTAATGACCAACCATCTGGTGGGTGCCGACGACAACGGCGTGTGGGCCAGCTGCTACGGCTGGGTGCAGTGGGTCTACCAGGCCAAGCAGGACCGGATCAACCGCGCCGCTGTCGTCTACCGCGACAGGCTTGTGTACCACGACGGTGCCTGGCGCATCGCGCGCCGCCGGCTCGACCAGGTCCTGAGCGAAGCGGGCACGTCAATCCCGGCGGGCCTGAAACTCCCGAACTCCGTCCTGGACTTCGCGGACCTCTCCTGA